Within the Nocardioides humi genome, the region CTCGGCGACCGGACGCAGGACGCGGCGCCGGGGGAGGCCGGCGAGTTCGCGACCCGTGGACCCCACGTGTTCCTCGGCTACCTCGGCGAACCCGACCTCACCGCCGAGGCCCGCGACGAGCGCGGCTGGTACTACAGCGGCGACCTGGTCCGTGTGGACGACGACGGCTTCTTCGAGCACCTCGGGCGGATCAAGGACATCGTCAACCGCGGCGGGATCAAGATCAGCGCCGCGGAGGTGGAGGCCGTGGTGCTCCGCCACCCGGCGGTGAGCGCCTGCGCCGTCGTCCCCGTCCCCGACGAGAGGCTCGGCGAGCGGACCTGCGCATGCGTCGTGCTGGCGCCCGGGCAGGCGCTCGAGCTCGACGACCTGGTCCGGCACTTCGAGAAGGAGCGGATCACCCGCCAGAAGTGGCCCGAGCGGCTCGAGCTGCTCACCGACCTGCCGACCAACGCCGCCGGGAAGGTCGACAAGCAGCAGCTCAGGTCGCTCCTGGCCACCCCGGAGCGCCACCCCGACAGAACCGACGAGGAGACCCACCACCGATGAACACACCCCCACGTCTCAGCGGCAAGGTCGCCATCGTCACGGGCGCCGGCTCGACCGGAGCCGAGCTGAGCAACGGACGCGCGGTCGCGATCCGGTTCGCCCAGGAGGGCGCCCGGGTCGTCGCCGTCGACAGGTCGCTGGAGGCGGCCGAGGCGACGGCCGCCGCGATCGGGGACAGCTGCCTCCCCCTCCAGGCCGACGTCTCGCGGCCCGAGCAGGTCGCCGCGATGGTCGACACCTGTCTCACCGAGCTCGGGCGCGTGGACGTCCTCCACAACAACGTGGGCATCGGCTCGCTGGGAGGGCCGGAGACCGAGGCCCGCAAGGCCTGGGACCTCCTCCTCCGGGTCAACCTCAAGAGCGTCCTGCTCACCACGCGAGCCGTGCTGCCCACGATGATCGCCCAGGGCAGCGGCTCGATCATCAACATCTCCTCGCTGGCCGGCCTCGCCTACTGGGGCGTGCCGTCGGTCGCCTACG harbors:
- a CDS encoding AMP-binding enzyme gives rise to the protein MVLRHPAVSACAVVPVPDERLGERTCACVVLAPGQALELDDLVRHFEKERITRQKWPERLELLTDLPTNAAGKVDKQQLRSLLATPERHPDRTDEETHHR
- a CDS encoding SDR family NAD(P)-dependent oxidoreductase; protein product: MNTPPRLSGKVAIVTGAGSTGAELSNGRAVAIRFAQEGARVVAVDRSLEAAEATAAAIGDSCLPLQADVSRPEQVAAMVDTCLTELGRVDVLHNNVGIGSLGGPETEARKAWDLLLRVNLKSVLLTTRAVLPTMIAQGSGSIINISSLAGLAYWGVPSVAYASTKAALNQMSRLIAHDHARYGIRCNVIAPGLIDTPTAHLGLLPVYGGDPAELRRRQESLAPARRMGRPEEIAAAAVFLASDESRYVSGVVLPVDGGLATQMVSPECWAIDDARDVEAAT